One stretch of Cyanobacterium stanieri LEGE 03274 DNA includes these proteins:
- a CDS encoding pentapeptide repeat-containing protein, with amino-acid sequence MAEYQILNFHTQYCDCLSMKLQLIPVANTANHFQLSLNLDFTPQEKKILHGNIKFALRVVRLYLNLENINLIEANETKSPLIKKIDNPLSRLPYWEIRHITDSKFLEGHLDNVILGTVEIQTTPYQLTATLKSKLAHVYLSQIEGLWRHDITPNKHAVLERKLAKFIWQTNLKPFVAETIFSSDEITTNSTHSQEKEDDLLKELKEILQIIYQTPKDDFSDLAQIAGLNPLVDFAGGDLTGANLSGLKLSSADFKYVNLRGADLTDVDLSEANISYAKLNGADLSGAYLEGANLRFSNLQSASLALANLIGADLTGANLLKTNLTKTTLAQALVEGTIFGDNIEG; translated from the coding sequence ATGGCAGAGTATCAAATTTTAAATTTTCACACTCAGTATTGTGATTGTTTATCCATGAAATTACAACTTATCCCTGTAGCCAACACTGCCAATCATTTCCAACTTAGCCTTAATCTTGATTTCACCCCCCAAGAAAAAAAAATTCTTCATGGTAATATAAAGTTTGCCCTAAGGGTAGTAAGACTATATCTAAACCTTGAAAATATTAATCTTATCGAAGCTAACGAGACAAAATCTCCCCTCATCAAAAAAATAGATAATCCCCTATCTCGTCTGCCCTATTGGGAAATACGACACATTACCGATAGTAAGTTTTTAGAGGGACATTTGGATAATGTTATCCTTGGTACTGTGGAAATTCAAACCACCCCTTACCAATTAACTGCCACCCTCAAAAGTAAACTAGCCCATGTTTATTTAAGTCAAATAGAAGGTTTGTGGCGCCACGATATTACTCCTAATAAACACGCTGTTTTAGAAAGAAAATTAGCCAAATTTATCTGGCAAACTAACTTAAAACCGTTTGTGGCGGAAACTATTTTTAGTTCCGATGAAATTACTACTAATTCAACTCACAGCCAAGAAAAAGAAGATGATTTATTGAAAGAATTAAAGGAAATTTTACAAATTATTTATCAAACTCCTAAGGATGATTTTTCTGATTTAGCACAAATAGCTGGTTTAAATCCTTTAGTAGATTTTGCTGGAGGAGATTTGACGGGGGCAAATTTAAGTGGTTTAAAGCTCAGTAGCGCTGATTTCAAGTATGTTAATTTACGAGGTGCTGATTTAACGGATGTGGATTTGAGTGAGGCAAATATTAGTTATGCCAAGTTAAATGGTGCTGATTTGAGTGGTGCTTATTTGGAGGGAGCAAATTTAAGATTTTCTAATCTGCAATCGGCTAGTTTGGCATTGGCGAATTTAATTGGTGCTGATTTGACGGGAGCCAACTTACTGAAAACGAATTTAACGAAAACTACTTTGGCTCAGGCTTTGGTAGAGGGAACAATTTTTGGGGATAATATTGAGGGTTAG
- a CDS encoding DUF58 domain-containing protein, which translates to MNRNPKSFKLPHNDSLLFKVGNWWHNHLPNPSYGGWVLLGIALSFFGAATNTMAGWLYVLSGTALALTGLNIFIASQTVKKLKIKRLPIEPISAGDELLIELALTNPTKSGKNFVEIVDHLPFMLSKPVHSSIETFAPQETKKITYYAKAPTRGIYHWYNLEVRSASPIGLFYAHKIRNVEARAIVYPQILPLKNCPLIDYIGNEQTQQKQSEKLYHNATEGVTKAIRQYRFGDPPRLIHWRSSARFGELQVRELETITGGQEVVICLDNSQDWHQELFEKAVIATASLYFYCSRQQLDVKLWTPKTGTIKGNHVVLEALAAIQPLETNNNNQEVIKPTQPLVWLSNSSHSLKSLPQGSRWVLFPLENDEPMGEQNIVSSGLIYQPHNPLENLLQKPLKL; encoded by the coding sequence TTGAATCGTAACCCTAAATCGTTCAAATTGCCCCATAATGATTCCCTTCTTTTTAAAGTAGGTAATTGGTGGCATAACCATTTACCTAACCCCTCCTACGGTGGTTGGGTGCTTTTAGGTATCGCCCTTAGTTTTTTTGGTGCGGCCACCAATACCATGGCAGGATGGTTATATGTACTCAGTGGTACAGCCCTAGCCCTAACGGGGCTAAATATTTTCATTGCCTCCCAAACCGTCAAAAAATTGAAAATAAAACGTCTTCCCATCGAGCCTATTAGTGCTGGAGATGAATTATTAATCGAATTAGCGCTGACAAATCCAACTAAATCGGGTAAAAATTTTGTAGAAATAGTGGATCACTTGCCATTTATGCTCTCTAAGCCCGTTCATAGCTCCATAGAAACCTTTGCTCCCCAAGAAACGAAAAAAATAACCTATTATGCTAAAGCCCCCACCAGAGGCATTTATCATTGGTATAACTTAGAGGTTAGGAGTGCTTCCCCCATTGGTTTATTTTATGCTCACAAAATCAGAAATGTAGAAGCAAGGGCGATCGTTTATCCTCAAATTCTACCCCTCAAAAACTGTCCTCTCATTGACTATATTGGTAATGAGCAAACCCAACAAAAACAAAGCGAAAAGCTATACCACAACGCCACAGAGGGAGTAACCAAAGCTATCCGACAATATCGATTTGGAGATCCTCCTAGGTTGATTCATTGGCGTAGTAGCGCCCGTTTTGGCGAACTACAAGTAAGGGAATTAGAAACCATCACAGGGGGGCAAGAAGTTGTTATATGTCTCGATAATAGTCAAGATTGGCATCAGGAATTATTTGAAAAAGCCGTCATTGCCACCGCTTCCCTTTATTTCTACTGTAGTCGTCAACAATTGGACGTTAAACTTTGGACTCCAAAAACTGGCACTATCAAAGGTAATCATGTGGTGCTAGAGGCGCTCGCCGCCATTCAACCCCTAGAAACCAATAACAATAATCAAGAAGTTATAAAACCTACCCAACCCCTAGTCTGGTTATCGAACAGTTCCCATAGTCTTAAATCCCTTCCCCAAGGTAGTAGGTGGGTACTTTTTCCCCTCGAAAATGATGAACCCATGGGGGAACAAAATATTGTTTCCTCAGGTCTTATATATCAACCCCATAACCCCCTAGAAAATCTTTTACAAAAACCCCTAAAACTCTGA
- a CDS encoding SDR family NAD(P)-dependent oxidoreductase, translated as MKVILISGASRGIGLKVAEQLIKEDYHLSLGVRNPQDLDGSVFINNPKVLIFAYEATNKQSPIDWVKATIDKFGQIDGVINCAGILKRLQFEDDNEEELDNLWEINVKAPWRLTREAFPYLKQSGEGRIINLVSMSGKRVKGTLAGYSASKFAFLALSQSMRNVGWDDGIRVTAICPSFVNTDMAKGVNLNPQMMTQPEDVAKVISMVLGLPNTAYIGEILINFNLEK; from the coding sequence ATGAAAGTTATTTTAATTAGTGGAGCAAGTAGAGGCATCGGTTTAAAGGTTGCCGAACAACTGATTAAGGAAGATTATCATCTTAGTTTAGGGGTGAGAAATCCTCAGGATTTAGATGGAAGCGTCTTTATCAATAACCCAAAAGTTTTGATTTTTGCCTACGAAGCCACTAACAAACAATCTCCCATCGATTGGGTAAAAGCTACCATTGATAAATTTGGACAGATTGATGGGGTTATTAACTGTGCGGGAATCCTGAAAAGACTACAGTTTGAAGATGATAACGAAGAAGAATTAGATAATCTTTGGGAAATAAACGTTAAAGCACCTTGGCGATTAACAAGGGAGGCTTTTCCTTATCTCAAACAATCAGGGGAAGGAAGAATTATTAATCTTGTTTCTATGTCAGGGAAAAGGGTAAAAGGCACTTTAGCAGGATATTCCGCCAGTAAGTTTGCCTTTCTTGCCCTTAGTCAAAGTATGCGTAATGTGGGCTGGGATGATGGTATTAGAGTTACAGCTATTTGTCCTAGTTTTGTCAATACGGACATGGCAAAAGGGGTAAATCTTAATCCTCAAATGATGACCCAACCCGAGGATGTTGCTAAAGTGATTAGTATGGTTTTAGGTTTGCCTAATACTGCCTATATTGGCGAAATTTTGATTAACTTTAATCTGGAAAAGTAG
- a CDS encoding NYN domain-containing protein yields the protein MNNNRLRDRISIFVDGNNMFYAQQKNGWFFDPRKVIDYFSEESGFMLINAFWYTGLKDSQDQRGFRDALISLGYTVRTKILKEYYDDSSGRFSQKANLDIEIVVDMFNTVDQYDRVVLFSGDGDFERAIELLRSKNTHITVVSTEGMIARELRNATDRYLDLNEIRPCIEKRDF from the coding sequence ATTAACAATAATCGTTTGCGGGATAGAATTTCTATATTTGTTGATGGTAATAATATGTTTTATGCCCAGCAAAAAAATGGTTGGTTTTTTGATCCTCGTAAAGTGATTGATTATTTTTCTGAAGAATCAGGATTTATGTTAATCAACGCTTTTTGGTACACTGGTTTAAAAGATTCTCAAGATCAAAGGGGATTTCGAGATGCTTTAATTAGTTTGGGTTATACTGTACGAACCAAAATTCTTAAAGAATATTATGATGATAGTTCGGGTCGATTTTCTCAAAAAGCAAACCTTGACATAGAAATTGTAGTGGATATGTTTAACACTGTAGATCAATATGATCGAGTGGTATTATTTAGTGGTGATGGTGACTTTGAAAGGGCGATCGAGCTTTTACGCTCCAAAAATACTCATATTACGGTGGTTTCTACGGAAGGTATGATCGCTAGAGAATTACGCAATGCTACAGATCGTTATTTAGATTTAAATGAAATCCGTCCTTGTATTGAAAAACGTGATTTTTGA
- a CDS encoding DUF4335 domain-containing protein, with protein MSIPIQRQYTSPNCTLFLQGFSDDNNAVSNGIPVMTILTEARCQILGNPTVLSGGVTFVANLLRAVSAYGQELLSGLTHSWAADDDSDYVYLRKLPQKNRHLLVWQEKKEDSGNQLEIELSTVQLFDLLETLDQLLVDSATLPHLSDNLSPVSRRYRQMEVSLVEQSTPAVLGVAGFALSAIALFLIPIPNEIPDPNLEPIAPREENIEIDPELPLDPPGIE; from the coding sequence ATGAGTATTCCCATTCAACGTCAATACACTTCCCCTAATTGCACATTGTTTTTACAAGGTTTTAGTGATGATAACAATGCTGTATCTAATGGTATTCCTGTAATGACAATTTTAACTGAGGCTAGGTGTCAGATTTTGGGTAATCCTACGGTGTTGAGTGGGGGGGTTACTTTTGTGGCTAATTTACTTCGGGCAGTTAGTGCTTATGGGCAGGAGTTATTGAGTGGTTTAACTCATTCTTGGGCGGCGGATGATGACAGTGATTATGTTTATTTACGTAAGTTGCCCCAAAAAAATCGTCATCTTTTGGTATGGCAAGAGAAAAAGGAAGATAGTGGCAATCAGTTGGAAATAGAGTTAAGCACGGTTCAGTTATTTGATTTATTGGAAACTCTTGATCAGCTATTGGTAGATAGTGCTACTTTACCCCATTTGAGTGATAATCTTTCCCCTGTATCTCGTCGTTATCGTCAAATGGAGGTTTCTTTGGTTGAACAATCTACCCCCGCTGTGCTTGGGGTGGCTGGGTTTGCTTTAAGTGCGATCGCCCTTTTCCTTATTCCTATACCTAACGAAATTCCAGATCCAAACCTCGAACCCATTGCCCCAAGGGAAGAAAACATCGAAATAGATCCAGAATTACCCCTTGATCCCCCTGGCATAGAATAA
- a CDS encoding metallophosphoesterase family protein, translated as MNKKILLIISLISFCLLSFTSYAMDSLTQIQNAIISAQSTYQPPRGDVRLLVISDLNGAYGSTEYDQEVHQALKKIPFWNPDLVLCGGDMIAGQKTSLTDTQVKAMWSAFDAQIAQPLRDLNIPFGFTMGNHDGSGSFSTRENRFFHQRDRNLAREYWQNPHHSPQVNFVDRSNFPFYYTFMEKDIFFMVWDASFRQIPSAQLAWANEALNSPLAQQAKMRMAIGHLPLYGVAIGRDKDGEVLDEAEFLQNFLELNGVHTYISGHHHAYYPGHKRNLQMLHAGALGGGPRRLIEGNNQAMKNITVIDINFDNPDLTTYTTYDLKTLKVIDNEQLPRLLMAHNGMILRKDIDIQDLSSSEKDACLAKYPLNPYTCEN; from the coding sequence ATGAACAAAAAAATATTACTCATCATCAGTCTTATTTCCTTCTGTCTGCTTTCTTTTACCAGCTATGCCATGGATAGCTTAACCCAAATCCAAAATGCCATCATCAGCGCCCAATCAACATATCAGCCCCCTCGGGGAGATGTAAGATTATTGGTTATTAGCGATTTAAATGGCGCTTATGGCTCTACAGAATATGATCAAGAAGTACATCAAGCCTTAAAAAAAATTCCCTTTTGGAATCCCGACTTAGTATTATGTGGAGGGGATATGATTGCAGGGCAAAAAACCTCTTTAACGGATACCCAAGTAAAGGCAATGTGGAGCGCTTTTGATGCTCAAATTGCCCAGCCCCTCAGAGATTTAAATATACCCTTTGGTTTTACCATGGGTAACCATGATGGCTCAGGAAGTTTTAGCACCCGAGAAAATCGATTTTTTCATCAAAGAGATCGAAATTTAGCCAGAGAATATTGGCAAAATCCCCATCATAGTCCCCAAGTTAATTTTGTAGATCGTAGTAATTTTCCTTTTTATTATACTTTTATGGAAAAGGATATTTTTTTTATGGTGTGGGATGCCTCTTTTCGTCAGATACCCTCTGCCCAATTAGCTTGGGCTAATGAAGCGTTAAATTCTCCCCTTGCACAACAGGCTAAGATGCGCATGGCGATCGGGCATTTACCCCTTTACGGCGTTGCCATCGGCAGAGACAAAGATGGGGAAGTATTAGATGAAGCAGAATTTTTGCAAAACTTTTTAGAGTTAAATGGAGTTCATACTTATATTAGTGGCCATCACCATGCTTATTATCCTGGGCACAAAAGAAATTTACAAATGTTACACGCAGGAGCATTAGGGGGCGGGCCTCGTCGGTTAATTGAGGGAAATAATCAAGCCATGAAAAATATTACTGTCATAGATATAAATTTTGACAATCCAGACTTAACCACTTATACAACTTATGATTTGAAAACCCTTAAAGTCATTGACAATGAACAATTACCGCGCTTGTTAATGGCTCACAATGGCATGATTTTACGAAAAGATATTGACATTCAAGATTTATCTAGCTCAGAAAAAGACGCTTGTTTAGCCAAATACCCTTTAAATCCATATACCTGTGAAAATTAA
- the leuS gene encoding leucine--tRNA ligase: MQSPYQASDIENKWQQQWTEKELYKTEENSDKPKFYALSMFPYPSGKLHMGHVRNYVITDVIARFQRMNGHRVLHPMGWDAFGLPAENAAIDRGIPPATWTYQNIDQMRSQLKQLGLSIDWDREVATCSPEYYKWTQWLFLQFYQAGLAYQKEAAVNWDPIDQTVLANEQVDGDGYSWRSGAKVERKLLRQWFFKITDYAEQLLQDLSQLDGWPERVKTMQENWIGKSVGAYLEFPVIDKDEKIAVFTTRPDTVYGVTYVVLAPEHPLTPLVTTPDRKEAVEAFIKEVSAESEIDRTADDKPKKGVLTGGKAINPFTGEEIPILIANYVLYEYGTGAVMGVPAHDVRDFKFAKENNLPIKVVIIPDDSDNEVPELQEAYTEAGTMVNSGSFTGMDSTKGKNAVIQFAENQGYGKKRIQYRLRDWLISRQRYWGCPIPVVHCPNCGTVPVPDQDLPVKLPDQVEFSGRGPSPLAKMEDWVNVPCPNCGTPAKRETDTMDTFIDSSWYFLRYTDANNENEPFSLDRVNNWMGVDQYVGGIEHAILHLLYSRFFTKVVRDRGLVNVDEPFKRLLTQGMVQGITYKNPVTGKYILPENIEEREETNPDGKTETVYYDKATGDRLSVFYEKMSKSKYNGVDPQVVLSKYGADTARMFILFKAPPEKDLEWDDADVEGQYRFLNRVWTLVNEFIDNPQSAENKTIDKTKLSKTEKDLRRAIHIAIKEISEDLNGDYQLNTAVSELMKLNNALRDSKDKNSPVYREGIETLILLLAPFAPHIGEELWQLLGNSESVHLQPWLTVDEEALTVDEITLVIQIMGKTRGTISVPAGATKEELQQFAQDSEVAQKYITGKEIKKVIVVPNKLVNFVIV; this comes from the coding sequence ATGCAATCTCCTTATCAAGCCAGTGACATAGAAAATAAATGGCAGCAGCAATGGACAGAAAAGGAATTATATAAAACCGAAGAGAATAGCGATAAACCTAAATTTTATGCCCTTTCCATGTTCCCCTATCCTTCTGGAAAGTTACACATGGGCCATGTGCGTAACTATGTAATTACTGATGTGATTGCACGTTTTCAAAGGATGAATGGGCATCGGGTATTACATCCCATGGGGTGGGATGCCTTTGGTTTACCTGCGGAAAATGCGGCTATTGATCGGGGGATTCCTCCTGCTACTTGGACGTATCAAAATATCGACCAGATGCGATCGCAACTTAAACAATTAGGATTATCCATCGATTGGGATAGGGAAGTGGCGACCTGTTCCCCAGAATATTATAAATGGACACAGTGGTTATTTTTACAGTTTTATCAGGCTGGATTGGCATATCAGAAAGAAGCTGCGGTAAATTGGGATCCCATCGATCAAACCGTATTGGCAAACGAACAAGTGGACGGAGACGGTTATTCTTGGCGTAGTGGGGCGAAGGTAGAAAGAAAACTATTAAGACAATGGTTTTTCAAAATTACTGATTATGCTGAACAACTTTTGCAGGATTTATCCCAACTAGACGGCTGGCCAGAAAGGGTGAAAACCATGCAGGAAAACTGGATCGGCAAATCCGTAGGTGCTTACCTCGAATTTCCTGTCATTGATAAGGACGAAAAAATTGCCGTTTTCACCACCCGCCCCGACACCGTTTATGGAGTAACCTATGTGGTATTGGCGCCCGAACATCCCTTAACCCCCCTCGTTACCACCCCCGACAGAAAAGAAGCAGTGGAAGCCTTTATCAAAGAGGTTAGCGCGGAAAGTGAAATCGATCGCACCGCCGATGATAAACCCAAAAAAGGTGTTTTGACGGGAGGAAAAGCCATCAATCCCTTTACAGGGGAAGAAATTCCCATCCTCATCGCTAACTATGTACTATACGAATATGGTACAGGGGCAGTAATGGGAGTACCAGCGCACGATGTCAGAGACTTCAAATTTGCCAAAGAGAATAACCTACCTATCAAAGTGGTAATTATTCCTGATGATTCTGATAACGAAGTTCCCGAACTACAAGAAGCCTACACCGAAGCAGGTACCATGGTAAATTCTGGTAGTTTTACAGGGATGGATTCCACCAAAGGCAAAAATGCCGTTATCCAATTTGCCGAAAATCAAGGTTATGGTAAAAAACGCATCCAATATCGCCTCCGTGATTGGTTAATTTCCCGTCAAAGATATTGGGGTTGTCCTATTCCCGTGGTTCATTGCCCCAATTGTGGTACAGTACCAGTACCCGATCAAGATTTACCTGTAAAATTACCTGATCAAGTAGAATTTTCTGGTCGTGGCCCTTCTCCCCTAGCTAAGATGGAAGACTGGGTTAATGTACCTTGTCCTAATTGTGGCACTCCTGCGAAACGGGAAACAGACACCATGGACACCTTTATTGATTCTTCATGGTATTTTCTTCGTTACACCGACGCAAATAACGAAAATGAGCCTTTCAGCCTTGATAGGGTAAACAACTGGATGGGGGTGGATCAGTATGTAGGGGGCATTGAACATGCCATATTACATTTACTTTATTCCCGTTTCTTTACCAAGGTAGTGAGAGATAGGGGTTTAGTCAATGTGGATGAGCCTTTTAAACGTCTTTTAACCCAAGGGATGGTACAAGGTATTACCTATAAAAATCCTGTGACGGGTAAATATATTCTTCCTGAAAATATTGAAGAAAGGGAAGAAACCAACCCAGATGGTAAAACTGAAACTGTTTACTATGACAAGGCTACGGGCGATCGCCTTTCGGTGTTTTACGAAAAAATGTCCAAATCAAAATATAATGGGGTAGATCCTCAAGTGGTATTATCCAAATATGGAGCAGATACCGCCAGAATGTTTATTCTTTTCAAAGCACCTCCCGAAAAAGATTTGGAATGGGATGATGCGGATGTAGAAGGGCAATATCGTTTTCTTAACCGAGTTTGGACATTGGTTAATGAATTTATCGATAATCCCCAATCAGCGGAAAATAAAACCATCGATAAAACTAAATTAAGTAAAACCGAAAAAGACTTACGCCGGGCAATCCATATCGCCATCAAAGAAATATCGGAAGACTTAAACGGAGACTATCAGCTTAATACCGCCGTTTCTGAATTGATGAAACTTAATAATGCCCTCCGAGATAGTAAAGATAAAAACTCCCCTGTTTATCGAGAAGGTATCGAAACCCTAATTCTCCTTCTTGCACCCTTTGCCCCCCATATCGGCGAGGAATTATGGCAATTGTTAGGTAACAGTGAATCGGTACATCTACAACCTTGGTTAACGGTAGATGAGGAAGCCTTAACGGTAGATGAAATTACCCTAGTTATTCAAATTATGGGTAAAACCAGAGGTACTATTTCTGTACCTGCGGGCGCGACTAAAGAGGAGTTACAACAATTTGCCCAAGACTCGGAAGTTGCCCAAAAATATATCACGGGTAAAGAGATTAAAAAGGTAATTGTAGTACCTAATAAATTAGTTAACTTCGTTATCGTTTAA
- a CDS encoding DUF427 domain-containing protein, which yields MAKATWNDVILAQSEQCEIVEGNYYFPPESINQEYFKPSQTHTTCGWKGIASYYTLAVNGAENKDAAWYYPQPKPKAENIKNYVAFWRGVKVES from the coding sequence TGATGTGATTTTAGCTCAAAGTGAGCAATGCGAAATCGTTGAAGGTAATTATTATTTTCCTCCTGAAAGCATTAACCAAGAATATTTTAAACCAAGTCAAACCCACACCACTTGCGGTTGGAAAGGTATAGCAAGTTACTACACCCTAGCGGTTAATGGTGCAGAAAATAAAGACGCTGCGTGGTATTATCCTCAACCCAAACCAAAAGCAGAAAATATTAAAAACTATGTTGCTTTTTGGAGAGGTGTAAAAGTTGAATCGTAA
- a CDS encoding iron uptake porin translates to MNRIFWKSLKVTPALIGASLLVNAQAQANEEFTTAQSFDTNSEIIDQLDKYSAEGASNSQGQVTSVNQLSDVSPTDWAYEALRSLVERYGCIVGYPDRTFRGNRALSRYEFAAGLNACMQSIERLIGTGGVSEEDVAALRRLIAEFETELAALGARVDNLEGRVAFLEDHQFSTTTKLNGEVIMGLTGADNGNQIIFGDRFRLALETSFTGRDTLVTRLAGGNIQSFTGGDSIIGDPGGTLNQTFNLGENGNNVDLDWLAYYAPISVGSREIQFFLAAAGGIHSDYAPTTSPFFEDFDGGNGALSTFASSSPIYRIGSGAGIGATFPIGNSSFTVGYLAANGNDPSDGAGLFDGDYSALGQLNLAFGENFDLGLTYMRGFHKAGSPLFGDITGTLVANNPVLTGSQFLDYESDSFGAQAAWRVSPRVSISGFFNYTDVNLSTDNVALCPDSNCNDNIYSYGGGVAFLDLAKEGSVLGLFAGVQPYSTRAQDFVDGAGQLPLNTTPFHIEAFYKYPVNDNISITPGIIYVDSTDQTNNSSFIGTLRTTFTF, encoded by the coding sequence ATGAACAGAATTTTTTGGAAATCATTAAAAGTAACCCCAGCCCTTATCGGTGCAAGTTTACTGGTTAACGCTCAAGCACAAGCCAACGAAGAGTTCACCACAGCTCAATCTTTCGACACCAACAGCGAAATCATTGATCAACTAGACAAATACAGCGCAGAAGGTGCTTCCAACTCTCAAGGACAAGTAACTTCTGTAAACCAATTAAGTGACGTATCCCCCACCGACTGGGCATATGAAGCTCTACGTAGCTTAGTTGAACGTTACGGCTGTATCGTTGGTTACCCCGATCGCACCTTCAGAGGCAACCGTGCCTTGAGTCGTTATGAATTTGCCGCTGGTTTAAACGCCTGTATGCAATCCATCGAACGTTTAATCGGTACCGGTGGCGTAAGCGAAGAAGACGTAGCCGCCCTCAGAAGATTAATTGCTGAATTTGAAACCGAACTAGCGGCCCTCGGTGCAAGAGTTGATAACCTCGAAGGTAGAGTAGCTTTCCTCGAAGATCACCAATTCTCCACCACCACCAAGTTAAACGGTGAAGTAATCATGGGTTTAACTGGAGCAGACAACGGTAACCAAATCATCTTCGGTGACAGATTCCGTTTAGCCTTAGAAACCAGCTTCACTGGTAGAGATACCCTCGTAACCCGTTTAGCAGGTGGTAACATCCAGAGTTTCACTGGCGGAGATTCCATCATCGGCGATCCAGGTGGTACTCTTAACCAAACCTTTAACCTTGGTGAAAACGGTAATAATGTTGACCTAGACTGGTTAGCATACTACGCCCCCATCAGTGTCGGTAGCAGAGAGATTCAATTCTTCTTAGCCGCTGCCGGTGGTATCCACAGTGACTACGCCCCCACCACTAGCCCCTTCTTTGAAGACTTTGACGGTGGTAACGGTGCTTTATCTACCTTCGCATCTTCTAGCCCCATCTACAGAATTGGTTCTGGTGCTGGTATCGGTGCAACCTTCCCCATTGGTAACTCTAGCTTTACCGTTGGTTACTTAGCCGCTAACGGAAATGATCCTTCCGACGGTGCAGGTTTATTTGATGGTGATTACTCCGCCCTTGGACAATTAAACTTAGCTTTTGGTGAAAACTTCGACTTAGGTTTAACCTATATGCGTGGTTTCCACAAAGCGGGTTCTCCTTTATTCGGTGACATCACTGGTACTCTCGTAGCCAACAACCCTGTATTAACTGGAAGTCAGTTCTTAGATTATGAAAGTGACTCTTTCGGCGCCCAAGCAGCTTGGCGTGTTAGCCCCAGAGTAAGCATCAGCGGTTTCTTCAACTACACCGATGTTAACCTTTCTACCGACAACGTAGCTCTTTGCCCCGACAGCAACTGTAATGATAATATCTACAGCTATGGTGGTGGAGTTGCATTCTTAGACCTTGCCAAAGAAGGTAGCGTATTAGGTTTATTCGCTGGGGTTCAACCTTACAGTACCAGAGCTCAAGACTTCGTTGATGGTGCTGGTCAACTTCCTTTAAATACCACTCCTTTCCACATTGAAGCATTCTACAAATACCCTGTTAACGATAATATCTCTATCACCCCTGGGATTATTTATGTAGATTCTACTGATCAAACCAACAACAGTAGCTTCATCGGTACTTTAAGAACAACTTTCACTTTCTAA
- a CDS encoding sulfurtransferase: MGQHQSIVSAEWLNDNLNNPDIKIIDCRFRLRDARWGYQQYNHSHIKNAYYLDLNDHLSQVVNAHGGRHPLPDNQLLTTKLETIGITKNQTTVVVYDDSRFAFCARLWWLLRYLGHHQVFILDGGWQNWQRHNFPTDDVIPRNHQGSFIAEPNFDSVIDIEGVRQAQLSPNIAIIDARSGDRHLGKTEPIDPIAGSIPHSHNVFWQENTTPEGFLKSPSQLKSIWQPYLKYPEIIAYCGSGVTACVNIFALQTIGYDNCKLYVGGWSDWCSYLVKSEGFISQH; encoded by the coding sequence ATGGGTCAACATCAGAGCATAGTCTCGGCAGAATGGCTCAATGATAACCTTAACAATCCTGACATCAAAATTATTGATTGTCGCTTCCGTCTTCGGGACGCTCGTTGGGGTTATCAACAGTATAATCATAGCCATATTAAAAATGCCTATTATTTAGATTTAAATGATCATCTTTCACAAGTAGTTAACGCCCACGGAGGTAGGCATCCCTTACCTGATAATCAGTTATTGACCACCAAATTGGAAACAATTGGCATTACTAAAAATCAAACAACAGTGGTTGTATATGATGATTCTCGTTTTGCCTTCTGTGCCCGTTTATGGTGGTTATTACGTTATTTGGGACATCATCAAGTTTTTATTCTCGATGGTGGTTGGCAAAATTGGCAAAGGCATAATTTTCCTACAGATGATGTTATTCCTCGTAATCATCAAGGTTCGTTTATTGCTGAACCTAATTTTGATTCTGTTATTGATATTGAAGGGGTTCGACAAGCTCAATTGTCTCCTAATATAGCGATTATTGATGCTCGTTCGGGCGATCGCCACTTAGGAAAAACAGAACCTATCGATCCGATAGCGGGAAGTATTCCCCATAGTCATAATGTTTTTTGGCAAGAAAACACCACCCCTGAGGGATTTTTAAAATCTCCATCGCAACTTAAAAGCATTTGGCAACCCTATCTCAAATATCCCGAAATTATTGCTTATTGCGGTTCGGGGGTTACAGCCTGTGTGAATATATTTGCTTTACAAACTATCGGTTATGATAACTGCAAATTATATGTAGGGGGGTGGAGCGATTGGTGTTCTTACCTTGTAAAATCAGAAGGTTTTATATCTCAGCATTAG